The Pseudomonas sp. SCB32 DNA window GTGCAGCACTCGGCCGCCAAGCTCCGAGGTGGCCTCCGACAGATGCACTTCATACCCGCGCCGTGCAGCGGCGAGCGCCGCTTCCAGGCCGGCCGGCCCGCCACCAACGACCAGTATGGTGCGCTCCGATCCACGTGGCGGAATCTTCTCCGGGTGCCAGCCACGGCGCCATTCCTCGCCCATGGTGGGATTCTGCGTGCAGCGAAGGTTGCTGCTGCTGTAGTCGCTGGAGACACAGATGTTGCAGCCGATGCATTCACGGATGTCGTCGATGTCGCCGCGCTCGATCTTGCTCGGCAGGAACGGATCGGCAATCGAGGGCCGCGCCGCGCCAATGAAATCCATTACCCCGCGGCGGATCTGGCTGACCATGGTGTCGGGCGAGGTGAAGCGGCCCACCCCGACCACCGGCTTGCTGGTCAGGGTCTTGACGAAGGCGGTGTATTCCTCCTGGTAACCTTCCTTCTTGAAGCGCGACGTGGCGCTGTCGTTGCTCCACGCGCTGACGTTCACATCCCACAGGTCCGGCAGTTCGGCGAGCATCGCGATGATGTCGCGGCCTTCTTCGGCGCTGACGATGCCGTCCGGGCCGAGCAGCTCCTCCACGCCCAGGCGTACCGCTACTGCGCAGCGGTCGCCGACTGCCTCCTTGGTGTCCTCGATCAGCTCGCGCAGCAGACGCACGCGGTTTTCCAGGCTGCCGCCATACTCGTCGCAGCGGTCGTTCTTGCGCCGCTGCAGGAAGTGCATTGGCAGACCCAGGTCGTGGGAGGCGTAGACGTACACCAGGTCGAACTCGGCGCGCTTGGCCCGCAGCGCGGCCTGGCGGTGCCACTGGCGCAGCTCGCGGATGTCGCTCTTGCTCATGGCTCGCGCTTGAACCGGCGCATGGTAGGTGATGGGTCGGTGCGAGGGGCCGATCGGCACCTCCCGGCTATCGTAGTTCGCGCAGGTGGGACCGTGATGCATGATCTCGATGCCCGCGAGGGCGCCGTATTCATGCACCGCGTCGGCCATCAGCGCGAGCGCCGGGATATCCAGGTCGCTCCACAGGCGGCCTTCGTGGAACGGCGAACAGTCGCTGGTGGGATGAATTTCCACCTCCTCGGTGCAGATCACACCCCAACCGCCTTCCGCCTTCACCCGCCGCAGCTCGGCGAGTCCGCGCGGCTGGGTCCAGCCCATGCCATTGCAATGCGAGACCTGGAAGAATCGGTTCTTCGCGGTGACCGGGCCGATGCGCTGCGGCTCGAACAGAATGTCGTAACGTGGATCACGGGACACGCGATACCCCCTCGGCCGTGCGTGCGGCCGATCTTGTTCTTGTGAGTGGGGGCGGCCCGTCAGCGGGCCGCTATGGCAGGGATCAGAGGATTTCTACGTCGAAGTACTTCTTGCGCAGTTGCTCGTAGGTACCGTTGCGGATGATCTCGGCCAGTGCCTGGTCCATGGCCTGGCGCAGCTCCTGGTCTTCCTTGCGCAGCCCGATGCCTTGTCCGGCGCCGAAGTAGGCGGGATCGCCGACCTGCTGGCCGACCAGGGCGAAACCCTGGCCCTGGGGCTTCTTGATGAAGCCCTCGAGACCGGGAATGGTGTCCTGGAGAGTGGCGTCCAGGCGGCCATTGACCAGGTCCATGTAGGCTTCTTCCAGCGACGGATAGCTGACGATTTCCGCACCGGCCTTGGCCAGTACTTCCTTGGCGTAGCGCTCGTGGGTCGTCTCGCGCTGCACGCCCAGGCGCACTCCCTTCAGCGTCTCCGGCCTGGCAGCGTCATACGCTGCACCGGCCTTGGCGATAACCTGGACGTTGCTGCTGTAGTACTTGCTGGTGAAGGCAATCTTCTGCTCACGCTCCGGCGTGATGGTCATCGAGGCGACGATGGCGTCGAACTTGCCCGCCAGCAGCGCCGGGATCATCCCATCCCAGTCCTGGATGGCCCAGGTGCAGCGCGCATGCAGCTGGGCGCAGAGGGCGTTGCCGATATCCACGTCGAAACCCTTCGGCTGGCCATTCGGCCCCATCTCGTTGAAGGGGGAATAGGCGCCTTCGGTAGCCAGGCGGATTTCCTTCCAATCCTTCGCCTGGGCGCCTCCGTGCAGCAGGGCGAGACTCAGGGTGGCGACCATCAATCCATGCAATCTTTTCATCGTTGCTTCCTCGTTGGACTGGATGGGCGCGTTCAGGCGCCCAGGGTTTGTTCGATGGCGGCGTCGAGCAGTGCCAGGGCTTCGTCGCAGGTCGCCCGGTCGATCATCAGTGGCGGCATCAGACGCAGCGTGCTGACTCCGCAGGTGAGCAGCAGCAGGCCCTGGCGCCAGGCGTTGTGCAGCAGGCGTTCCGCGAACTCCCGGGCTGGCTTGCGCGTACGGCTGTCAGTGACCAGCTCGACGCCGATCATCAGGCCCTTGCCGCGGACATCGGCGATCAGTTCCGGGTAGCGCCGTTGCAGATCGCGCAGACGCTCCAGCAGGTAATCGCCCATGGCGGCAGCGTTCTGCATGTAGCCGTTCTCGATCAGCGCCAGGGTTGCCGAGGCTGCGGCGCAGCAAAGTGGGTTGCCACCGTAGGTGTTGCCATGGGCGCCGCGTTTCCATTGCTGCATCAGGGTCTTCTTCGCTGCCACAAGACCGATTGGCAGGCCGGAGCCCAGGCCCTTGGCCATGGTCACGATGTCCGGTTTCAGGCCCCAGTGCTCGCAGGCGAACATCTTCCCCGTGCGGCCGGCGCCGGACTGCACTTCGTCAGCGATCAGCAGGATGCCGTGACGGTCGCACAGCGCGCGCAGGCCGGCGAGGAAACCTTCAGGCGGCAGCAGGTAGCCGCCTTCGCCCTGGATCGGTTCGAGCAGGATGGCCGCGACCTCGTGGGCCGGCACGTTGCTCTGGAACAGCACGTTCTCCAGGTAGTCCAGCACTGCCTGGCCCTGGTCGACTCCGGCCAGCAATGGGCGCAGGTTGTTCGGGTAGGGGATATGGGTGACCCCGGGCATGCCGGGGAAGAAACCGGCCTGCTGGGTGTACTTGCTGGCGGTGAACGACAGCGAGCCCATGGTGCGTCCGTGGAAGCCACCGATGAAGCCGATGAAGCGCTGCCGGCCGGTGACGTAGCGCGCCAGTTTCAGCGCACCTTCCACGGCTTCGGTGCCGGAGTTGCAGAAGAAGGTCATGGCGGGTTCGCCAAAGGGCGCCAGACGATTGATGGTTTCGGCCAGGCGGATCTGTTCCTCGTGCCAGTAATCAGAGGAAATGTGCAGGAACTTGTCGGCGGCCTGTTTCACCGCGTCGACCACTTGCGGATGGCTGTGGCCGGTGGAGCACACGGCGATACCGGCGGCGAAGTCGAGGAAGCGGTTGCCGTCGACATCCCAGACTTCCGCACCGCGGCCGTGGCTCATGACGAAGGGGTAATCGCGAGGGTAGGACGGGGAAACGACGGCGGTGTCGCGCTCGATCATGGCCTGGGCCTTGGGGCCGGGCAGGGCGGTGACGATGTGCTGGATGGACATGGAACACTCCTGAAATACGTGCATGAAGGCGGCGCCGCGATCGGCGCGGAGAGGCTGGGTTAGTCGACGCGGGTCTGCGACTGTTCGCGCAGGTACTGCGGCAAGTAGTAGAACGAGGCGATCGCCTTGCCGGTGTTGCCCGAACCCTTCCAGCCGCCGAAGGGCTGGTAGCCGGGCCACGCGCCGGTGGTCGCGCCCTGCGGGCGGTTGGCGTAGGTAACGCCGGCCTCGATGTGCTCGAAGAACCAGTCGGTCTCGCTGGCGCTGCCGTAGAACCCGGCGGTGAGGCCATAGGGGCTGTCATTGGCCTCTGCGAGTGCCTGTTCCAGGTTGGATACCCGGGCGAGCATGGCGATGGGCAGGAACATCTCGACTTTCCACAGTGGGTGATCGAGTGGTGCCTCGGCGAGGGTCGGCGCGCAGTACAGGCCATCGGCGAAGCCCTCGCCACGCAACTGTTCGCCACCGGCGAGCAAGCGTGCGCCGTGCTGCTGCAGCTGCTTGCTGTAGCCGGCGAAGTCGTCATAGGCCGCGCGCGTTGCCACCGGTCCCATCCAGTGGGCGCGCTGGGCCGGATCACCGATGCGGATCGTGGCGATCTGTTGCACCAGGCGTTCGATCAGGGCATCGGCCACTGCTTCCTCGACATAGATGCGCGACAGCGCCGAACATTTCTGGCCTTGCATGCCGTAGGCCGAACGCAGGATGCCCAGCGTCGCCCGCTCCAGGTCGGCGTGGCGGCTGACGATCACCGCATTCTTGCCGCCCATTTCGGCGATGCACGGCCGCGGATAGTCTCGCGCCAATTGGGCGCGGGCGATGCCCATGCCAGTTTCATAGGAGCCGGTGAAGGTGATGCCGGCCGTATCCTCGTGCTCGACCAGGGCCCGGCCGGCGACGCGCCCGCTGCCGCACAGGTAGTTGAATACACCATCGGGGATGCCGGCATCGCGGATGCATTCGGCGAGCAGCCGTCCGGCCCAGGGAGTTTCGCTGGCGCCCTTGAGTACCACGCAGTTGCCGGTGACCAGTGCGGCGCTGGTGGGACCGCCGGCCAGGGCAAAGGGGAAGTTGTACGGGGCGATGACCACCCAGGCCCCATAGGGTTTGAGAATGCTGCGGTTGCGGCTGGTGAAGTCGCTCAGCGGGTCGTTCGGCAGCGCATGGTCGAAGCCCTGATTCTGCTCCATCAGGTCGCTGTAGTGATCGAAGAAGACGGCGGTTTCCTGGACCTCGCCGAGTGCCTCCATACGATTCTTGCCAGTCTCCAGGCTGACTGCGGCGGCGATATGGTA harbors:
- a CDS encoding transporter substrate-binding domain-containing protein; this encodes MKRLHGLMVATLSLALLHGGAQAKDWKEIRLATEGAYSPFNEMGPNGQPKGFDVDIGNALCAQLHARCTWAIQDWDGMIPALLAGKFDAIVASMTITPEREQKIAFTSKYYSSNVQVIAKAGAAYDAARPETLKGVRLGVQRETTHERYAKEVLAKAGAEIVSYPSLEEAYMDLVNGRLDATLQDTIPGLEGFIKKPQGQGFALVGQQVGDPAYFGAGQGIGLRKEDQELRQAMDQALAEIIRNGTYEQLRKKYFDVEIL
- a CDS encoding aldehyde dehydrogenase family protein yields the protein MTDFKLTYSTMYAPPAALHERFERALDEVRADLGRDHALFIDGKDVFAAAPLEKRSPVDQNLLLGRFHVAEREQVDAALAAARSAFPAWRAMPWQQRIELMRRVARLIEERVYHIAAAVSLETGKNRMEALGEVQETAVFFDHYSDLMEQNQGFDHALPNDPLSDFTSRNRSILKPYGAWVVIAPYNFPFALAGGPTSAALVTGNCVVLKGASETPWAGRLLAECIRDAGIPDGVFNYLCGSGRVAGRALVEHEDTAGITFTGSYETGMGIARAQLARDYPRPCIAEMGGKNAVIVSRHADLERATLGILRSAYGMQGQKCSALSRIYVEEAVADALIERLVQQIATIRIGDPAQRAHWMGPVATRAAYDDFAGYSKQLQQHGARLLAGGEQLRGEGFADGLYCAPTLAEAPLDHPLWKVEMFLPIAMLARVSNLEQALAEANDSPYGLTAGFYGSASETDWFFEHIEAGVTYANRPQGATTGAWPGYQPFGGWKGSGNTGKAIASFYYLPQYLREQSQTRVD
- a CDS encoding acetyl ornithine aminotransferase family protein translates to MSIQHIVTALPGPKAQAMIERDTAVVSPSYPRDYPFVMSHGRGAEVWDVDGNRFLDFAAGIAVCSTGHSHPQVVDAVKQAADKFLHISSDYWHEEQIRLAETINRLAPFGEPAMTFFCNSGTEAVEGALKLARYVTGRQRFIGFIGGFHGRTMGSLSFTASKYTQQAGFFPGMPGVTHIPYPNNLRPLLAGVDQGQAVLDYLENVLFQSNVPAHEVAAILLEPIQGEGGYLLPPEGFLAGLRALCDRHGILLIADEVQSGAGRTGKMFACEHWGLKPDIVTMAKGLGSGLPIGLVAAKKTLMQQWKRGAHGNTYGGNPLCCAAASATLALIENGYMQNAAAMGDYLLERLRDLQRRYPELIADVRGKGLMIGVELVTDSRTRKPAREFAERLLHNAWRQGLLLLTCGVSTLRLMPPLMIDRATCDEALALLDAAIEQTLGA
- a CDS encoding FAD-dependent oxidoreductase — encoded protein: MSRDPRYDILFEPQRIGPVTAKNRFFQVSHCNGMGWTQPRGLAELRRVKAEGGWGVICTEEVEIHPTSDCSPFHEGRLWSDLDIPALALMADAVHEYGALAGIEIMHHGPTCANYDSREVPIGPSHRPITYHAPVQARAMSKSDIRELRQWHRQAALRAKRAEFDLVYVYASHDLGLPMHFLQRRKNDRCDEYGGSLENRVRLLRELIEDTKEAVGDRCAVAVRLGVEELLGPDGIVSAEEGRDIIAMLAELPDLWDVNVSAWSNDSATSRFKKEGYQEEYTAFVKTLTSKPVVGVGRFTSPDTMVSQIRRGVMDFIGAARPSIADPFLPSKIERGDIDDIRECIGCNICVSSDYSSSNLRCTQNPTMGEEWRRGWHPEKIPPRGSERTILVVGGGPAGLEAALAAARRGYEVHLSEATSELGGRVLHESALPGLREWARVRDWRVGQLQPMANVNLYLDSPLSAADILEFGAGHVAIATGSHWRRDGVGRANGWALPGFDSAKVFTPDDLMAGRRPEGPVVIFDDDHYYMAGVLAERCIEWGLAVTLVTPAMQVASWTANTLESTAILRRLLELGVQIVRHHNLVAFDGAHVELVCEVTGRRRQLACASVVSVTARLPDDRLFLELDAQPQAMREAGIDSLRLVGDCQAPATIAAAVYQGHKYARYLDSDRLPHEYARELPLIARE